CACCACCACGTCGCGCTGCGGGTCCACGTGGGCGGCTACGGCCCAGAGCACCTGGTTCAGGTCGTGCACATCCACGTCGTGGTCGACCACTATGAGTATCTTTGTCAGCGCCATCTGGCCCAGGCCCCAGAGGGCCATCATTACCTTCTTCGCTTGGCCGGGGTAGCGCTTCCTTATCGAGACTATCCCTATGCCCTGGAACACCCCGTGCTCCGGCAGGTTCATGTCAACCACCTCGGGGAGGAGGAGCCTCACGATGGGGAGGAAGATCCTCTCCACAGCCTTGCCTATAGCGGCGTCCTCCATCGGGGGCTTCCCGACCACCGTGCCGACGTAGACGGGGCCGCGGCGGAGCCAGATCCTCTCGACGGTGAGGACGGGGAAGCGGCGGGCCGGCCTATCGTAGTAGCCCCAGTGGTCGCCGAAGGGGCCCTCGGGGGCCTCGCGGCCGGGCTCCACGTAGCCCTCTATCACCAGCTCAGCGCTGGCAGGGACCGGCACCCCGGAGGGGAGCCGGTACACCTCCACCCCCCGGCCCGCCATCACGCCGGCGAAGAGGAGCTTGTCCAGCGGGTAGGGGACCGGCATCACCCCGGCCAGCATCGTCGCCGGGTCGGAGCCCACGACCACCGCTACTGGGAGCCTCTCCCAGGCCCTCTCCCCGGCCTCCCGGTAGGCCTGCTGGCCCCTCTTGTGGAGCTGCCAGTGGACCACTGCCTCCCTCGGCCCCCTCACCATGACGCGGTAGACGCCTATGTTGGTGACCCCGGTGGCGGGGTCCACGGTGTACACCTGGCCGAAGGTTATGTAGCGGCCCCCGTCCCGGGGCCAGGTCTTGAAGGCCGGTATCCTCTCCAGGCTCGCCTCCCCGCCCTCCAGCACCGTGTCCTCGAAGGCCGCCCTGCGGGCCTGCCTGGGGGCGTAGCGGGCGAGGTCGAGGGCCTCCCGGAGGCCCCGGAGCTTCTCCAGGAGCCCCATGGGCGGGGGGCCCGCCAGGGCCCTGGTGAGCCTCTCCCCTATCTCCTCGAGCCTCTCTGCGCCCAGCGCGAGCTTTATCCTCTCGAGCGTGCCGAAGAGGTTGCCCGCCACCCTCCAGCCCGGGTAGCCCCGGACCCTCTCGAAGAGGAGGGCGGGGCCCCGGCGCCTCATGACGCGGCGGAGCACCTCGGGTATCTCGAGCACCGGGCTCAGCTCGGCCCGCACCCTGCGGAGCTGGCCCCTCTCCTCCAGCAGGGCGAGCAGCTCCCGGAGGTCCCTCGCGGCCGGCACCCCTGCGTGCACCCCCCGGGGGGCTCCCCTCCCTGGAGGCTGTTCTAGCTGCCCCCGGCCCCGCCTGCCCCGCCGCCCCCGCTGGGCGCCGCCTCCCCCTGGGGGGCGGCCTCCCCGGCGGCCGGGGTAGGGACCACTACTACGAGGACGTCGTCGCTCTCCAGCAGGGTGTCGTCGGCCGGGTTGGTTATGAGGCGGCCGCGGCGGCGGATCGCCACTGGGGTCATGCCGTGGCGGCGCAGCTCGAGCAGCACGTCGATGTAGCGCTTGCCCGCGTAGGGCGCAGCGGGGATCTCGTGGATCTCTATGAGGCCCTCCTCTATCCTGGATATGTTCTCCACGAACATGGCCGCGCCGGGCTCGAGGAGGCTCGCCGCCAGCATCCTGCCGCCGAGGTCGCGGGTCGGCACCACTATGTCGGCCCCGGCCTTGTGGAGTAGCTCCACGTTCTCGGGGTGGAGGGCCTCCGCCACTATCCTCGCGGAGTGGTTGAGGCCGCGTACCGCCAGCACCACCAGCACCGTCTTGGCGTCGTCGTTGGTGCTGACCACCACCATGCCTGCCCGGTGGACGCTGGCCCGCAGCAGGGTTTCGCGGCGGGTGGGGTCGCCGCGGACCAGGGTGAGGCCCTCTATGTCTATCTCCTTCGCCACCGCGGCGGGCTTCTCGGTGACGAGCACTATGTCGCCGCTGTAGCCGCGGCTGCGCAGCTCCCTCACCGCTGCCTCGCTGGCCGGGGTCCAGCCTATGACTACCACGTGCCGGGCGCCCCTGTACCTTATGTAGCCCTGCCTCCTCCTCTCGGCAGCCTCCACTATGTTGCCGGCGGCTATCGATACCAGGGCGGTGTAGACCGCTATCCCCGCCACTATGGTGAGCATTGCTATGAGCCTGCCGGCGGGGGTGCGGGGGACTATGTCGCCGTAGCCCACCGTGGTCATGGTCTCGAGGGCCCAGTAGAGGCCCTCCTGGAGCCCCAGGCCCTCCACCAGGGAGAAGGAGATGCCGGAGGCGAGCCAGACCAGCATCGCTATGAGCGCCACGTCGAATATTATGTTGCTGCGCAGCCTCCTGGCGAGCCTCGCCAGGAGCCGCCGGAGAGCCTCGACGGCCGCCGCCAGCACCACCTCTCCGGCACCCTTCCCCCGGGGCCCAGGCCCCCCGGGGCCCCCTCATAGCCGCTGCGGGGCTAGAGGCCCCCGGTCTTCTCGAGCCAGCGGGCGTAGAGGCGGAGGCCCCAGAGCGCCCTGGCGGCCCGCGCCTCGCCGGGGTAGACGGGGACCCCGGCCAGCTCCTCCAGCCTCCTCGCCAGCCCCCAGGCCCTGGCGCCGCCGGTCACCGAGGCCACCACGGGGACCCCCTCCTCCCGGGCCCTCCTGAGGACGGGGGCCAGCTTCTCGGGCAGCTCCCCGGTTATCCCGGGGACGTTGAAGTAGGGTATGAGGAGGATCCCGTCCGCCTCCCCGCTCTCCAGGACCACGTGGAGCGCCTCCGCCAGGTGCTCGTCGGTGGCGGAGCCCGTGACGTCCACCGGGTTCCTGGTGCTCGCGAGGGGGAGGAGGACGCGGCGGAGCCTGGCCTGGGTCTCCGGGCTGAGCTCGGGTACCTCGAGGCCCAGGCTGCTCAGCCAGTCGCTTGCCACCACCCCGCTGCCCCCGCCCACGGTGACCACCGCCACCCGGTCGCCCCTCATGGGGGGCTGGAGGGCCAGGGCCACCGCGAGGTCGAAGAGCTCCTCGGTGCTGGAGGCCGGGACCACCCCGGTCTGCTTGAAGAGGGCGGCGTAGAGCTCGTAGCTCTGGGCCAGGCTACCCGTGTGGCTCGCCGCCGCCCGGGCGCCGGCGCCGCTCCTCCCCGCCTTCAGCACCACCACCGGCTTAACCGGGGTGGTCTCCTCCAGCGCCCCGCGGAACCGGGGCCCGTCGTCAACCCCCTCCACGTAGAGGGCGATGCTCCTCGTCTCCGGGTCCCCGCGGAGGTAGGAGAGGAGATCCGCCTCGTCCACGTCGGCCTTGTTCCCGAGGCTCGCGAACCTGCTGATCCCCACCCCCCGGGCCTCGGCCCAGTCCAGCACCGCCGCGCCCAGCGCCCCGCTCTGGCTCACGAAGGCTACCGGCCCCGGGCCCGGCAGCCCCTGCCTCCCCGGCACGAAGAACGTCGCGTTCACCCCGGTGGAGGGCGAGTAGACCCCGATGCAGTTCGGCCCCAGCACCCGGAGCCCGTGGCGCCGCGCGGCCTCCACAAGCCTCTCCTCCAGCGCCGCCCCCCGGGGCCCCACCTCCCGGAACCCGGCGCTCAGCACTATGACCCCCCGCAGCCCCCGGCGGCCCGCCTCGTCCACAACCCTCGGCACCAGGGGCGCGGGGACCGCCACCACAGCCAGGTCCACGGGGTCCGGGACCTCGAGCAGGCTAGGGTAGGCGGGGAGCCCGAGGATCTCGCGGGCGTGAGGGTTCACCGGGTACACCGGGCCCCGGAACCACCTCTTCAGGTTGAGGAGCACCGTGTGCCCGACCTTCCCCGGGTGCCTGGAGGCGCCCACCACCGCGACCCCGCGGGGATGGAAGAAGACGTCCACGCCGCTGCCGGCCGGCGGCCTAGGCCTCAAGATGCGGCCACGCCCCCGCCCAGAGCCGCGCCCCGGGGGGCTGAAAACGGCGCGCCGGGGAGAGAGGGGTGTAGGAGGCGCGTAGAGCGGTGGGGGAAAAACTCGTGGGCCCTTAGGGCTCCCCGGGGGCCCCGGGGGGCTTCAGCCGGCTATCTTCCTGTAAACCAGCACCACCGCCACGATCGCTATTATGAGGCCTATCAGGCCAGCCGCGACGCCGACCAGGGCGAGCCTGGAGGCGCTGCTGGCCTTGCTGCTGGCGCTGCTCACCTGGCTCTGCAGGCTAGCCGCGGTGGCGCGGAAGCTGTCGATGCTGCTCTTCAGCTGGCCTATGGCGCTCTGCAGCTGCCCGATGCTCTGGGTGGCGGCCTCCAGGGTGTCCACCCTCTTCTCCAGCGTGGCGACGCGGCTGCTCAGGTTGTCCAGCTTGTCGCTCAGGTCGCCGAGCTTCGCGGCCAGCTGGTTCACCGCGGCCTGGTCGGCCTTGCCGGCGACCTGGCCCTGGAGGGAGCTCAGCTGGTCGGCGAGGCTGCCAAGCTTGTCGTTTAGGTCGCTCAGCTCCGCGGCCAGCTTCTCGAGGTCAGCCTTGCCGGCCTTGGTGTCCAGCTGGCTCTGCAGGGTCTTAACCTGCTCGGCGAGGCTCTGCAGCAGCTGGCTCAGCTGCTGTAGCTGCTGGTCCACATACTCCTTGGTGGCCGCCGCCGCCACGCTGGCGTTGAGCTGCTCCAGTGTAGCCATCAGCTTGTTGAGGCTGGCGTTTACCTGTGCCTCCAGGCCCCGCACCAGGCTCTCCAGGCTCCGTATCTGCAGCGTGCCGAGGCTCACGCGCTCGCCGCGCCCAACGCTGACATTGGTGACAGTGGCGGTGGTGTAGCCGCTCTTCTCAACCTTCACGCAGTAGGTGCCAGGGTTCACGAACACCGTGAAGCTGCCGTCGCCGCCCGTGGCGGCCTCGGCGACGGTCTGGTTGCCGCTGCAGACGTACACCTCCGCGCCCGCCACCGGGCTGCCGTTCTCGTCCACCACCCTGCCGGCTATCTCGCCCCCGCTCTGCAGGGTGAAGGTCAGCGTCTGCTGCTCCCCGGTGTCAGCGTTCCTGACCACCACCTGGTAGGTGCCGGTCGGCCAGTCGCCGGGCAGCCTGATGCTCCAGGTGAAGCTGCCGTCGCCGCCAGCGCTTACCTGGTCCGCCACCTTGACCGCGCCGTTCGGGTCCACAATCTTTATTGTTATGACCGCGTTTGGGTCGGCTGTGCCGCTGACCACGAGCGTGTCGCCGGGGATGAAGCTGGCCTTGTTGAGCGAGACGCTTAGCGCCGCCAGCGCCACTATCGACTGGGACACCGCTAGGAGGACAAGCGCTACAGCGGCTAGCCCCGCGAGCCTCTTAGCAGCCCTACTCCTCATCCTGGTTCACCCGCTCGCCTTCCCCTTCACACCCTACATGCACACAGAGAGCCCAAATATATAGGGGTTTACCCCCGTCGCGCAAGAGCATTCATCTAGAGCCCCGTTGGGGCCGGTAGACGCTCCGGGGCTAAAAACAGGGAGAACCCCAGAGTGGGTAGAGGCCATGTGAAAAAGCGCTCGGGGCAAGACTCTCCGAGCCCCCATGCCCTTCTTCTGCAGCCAGCGCTACCGGCCAACCGTTATAGTCAGCTCTACAGCGCTCTTGCTGAGCGGCTGCATGCTCACCAGGTCCTTCCAGAACAGTATCTTCACCGTGTAGGTGCCGGGCTCCGTCAGCACCGGCAGCGTCGCAGGCACATCGACCACGCTCTTGGCCGGCACCTTGTTGATCGCGTAGTTGTAGGCCACCGGCGCACCGTCCTTGTACACCACCGCTATCACGTAGGTCGTCACGTCGTAGTCGGCGATGTTCTCCACAGGTATCACTATCACCGCCTGCTTGCCAGGCTTCACCACGCTTATGTTCTCCAGCGTGGCGGCGTCCTTCAGCACAGCCTTCTCCGGGTAGGGTATCAGCGGGTATCTCACCTTCGGCGTGGGCGCGGCAACCTTGGTGCTGTTGACTATGTCCACCGGCTTGCCGTTGGAGCCGTACTCGTCATGGTACACCACGTACACAGTGCTGCCGGCGGGCGCGTAGATGGTGTTCGGGGCACCTATCTCGGCAGGGCTGCTGCTCAGCCTCACCGTGTACGTGAACACGCCGGTGTTGGGCCCAGTCTCGATCAGGGTTATGGTCTTCCTCACGTTGATGGCGCTGCTGTACACGGTCACGTTAACCGTGTCGATAGCGTTCGGGTCCTTGTTGGCGTCGAAGTCCTTCACTACTATAGTTAGCATGCTGTCGGGAGCCGGCTGCTCCGGCGTGAACTCTATAGTACCGTTCTCGGAGACCACGCTGGCAGTCTTGGTTATCACCTTCTGCTGGCCGTCAGCATCGACTAGGTCGGTGTAGGACACTATCACCGTGTCTACAGGGTTGACCAGGCTGTCGTTGAGGCTCAGCGTGAACACGAAGGTGCCGTTCTCGCTGCCACCGGTCTCTGGGTACACGGTGCTCAGGTAGGGCTTTAGATCGCTGGTCTTACCGCTGGATACCGCCAGGTAGCCCCGTACGTAGCTCGCATTCATGCCTATGAGGTCTGGGTCGTAGATCACTATCTTCACCGTGCCGAACGGGCTGACCTTCTCCGGCGTCACCGTCAGCTCCGCGGTGTGGCTGCGCACCATGAAGCTGCCGCTAGTGGTCGCGGTGTACACCTTGCCGGATATGCTGCCAGCGCTGACCGGGTCGGTGTAGCTCAGGGTTATTGCCTTGCCTATGAGGCTGCTGCACTCCACGTTCAGCTTGCTTGCTATCAGCCTTAGCAGCTCCTGGGCGGGCATGGTTAGCTGGAACTTGCCCTCAGCCACCTCATTGAAGCTGGCCCCGGCGGCGCTCTCCAGGTCGGCCACAGTTATGCTGGCGGTTGCCACGGTGCAGCCCTGGAAGCTCACGCCGAAGGTTAGATCGCTCGGCAGCTTGTCGTTGCCGGCGCCGGGTATAGTGTCTAGGTCGGGCTCGTAGAGCGTTATCGTCACGCTGTCGCTCAGCTTATCAGCCACCGTGGGCTGGAGCGTCAGCTCGGCGGTGCTCGGGTTCTTCACCGGCAGCTCTACGGTCACGTTCTTGTCCACGCTTGTATCGTTGTACATTATCACTAGCTTGCCGTAGGGCAGGTCGCTCAGCTGCAGCGTTATGCTCTTACCGCCGAGGGTTATCTCAACGCTGCCATTGCTGTAGAAGGTTATGCTTAGCGTGCCCTTGAAGTCACCGGTGTCTATGTCGGTCTCCGGCAGCTTTACCTCCTGTATGCTCGCCGGGCTCGTCTGCCCGTACTTCAGGAAGTAGAAGTAGAGTGTAGCGTTCTCAACCTTTGCTGGGTCGGTGTTAGCGTCGCTGTCCTTAACCTCTACTGTGTAAGTTATGCTCACGTTTGCGCCTTTGGCGGCCGCTATCGGTATCTTGCTTATGGCTATCTCCTGGCCGTTAGCCACCGCGTAGACCTTGACCTTGCCCTCTATAGCTTGTATGGCTATGGTGCTGTTGTACCACCTGCTGTTTAGCGTGTCCTTGAAGTCCACCTCTATCTTGTCGTTGTTCTTTAGGTCTAGGTTGCGCAGGTAGAGCGGTATCTTGTAGGTGCCGGTGTCGGCGCCGGTCTCGTAGAACGTCTTGATCACGAACACCCTGTTCAGCTCAGTGCTGTTTAGCGTGTTGCCATTCTTCTTCACGTATATCTCTGCTACCGTTATGCCGTTGGGGCTGCCGTAGTGCAGCACCGCGTGGTCGCCAGCTATCTTCATGTAGAGGGTCTCGTTAGCGCTGGGGTTGAGGTTGAGGTTGCCGCTGATCACCTTCATTGTTACTGCCTGGAGCGGGCCAGCGGTGCTGGGCAGGCTCACAGTGGTCGGGTAGAACTCCAGCGCAGCCGTCTTACTCCTGTCTACGGGGGTGCCCTGCACCGAGTACTTGTCGTGGTAGGTCACCACTATCTTCGCCACACTGCTGTTCACGTAGATCACGCCGTTAGAGGTATCTATGCCGGCGTTCCCACTGCTGCTGGGCAGCATCACCTTGAGGGATGCCGTGAACTCGCCGGCGGTGCCCGTGGGCTCAAGCTGCACAGTCGCGGTAGCGATATTGTTGCCGCTGCTGTCCACCAGTGCCACGTCAACGCTCGGGCTGTAGGCGTCGATGTCGGTGAGGGTTATCGTGAAGGCCTCACCGGGCTTCACGCTGCTGGGTATGCTGAGCGCGCCGGTCTGCAGCTTTATGAACGCGTCCACCTCAAAGCTGCCGCTGCCGGCCCCGCTGCCCTCGGTGAAGCTTATCGATACCGGGGCGTCGTTCACAGCGTAGGTGCCGGCTATGAACTCGTAGCTGGGCACATCGTCCCTGCCGGGCATGTAGAGCTTGAACGTCAGCGCGCTACCCTCCTGGTAGACCTCTCGTATGAACGTGTACTGCTCCGGCGTGTAGGTCACGTTGATTTCCTTGTAGTTAGGATCGCTTTCATACCTGGTATGGCCCTCGAAGCTGTTTATGTTGGTCGACACGTTTGCGGGCACTATGGTTACGCGTACACATTTTATGATAACGTTGGTGTTGCCGGGGTCTACCTTGGTCCAGTTGAATATCTGGAAGCTGGACCTATCGCTAGTGAGTACCGCGAATACCGAGCGGTTGTACCAGCTAGTACCATTGTAGGCGGCTATGCCTAGCTCCACGAATATGGTAGCGTCCTGCGGCACTTCGTTGGCCGTTAGGCTCAGAGTTGCCCAGTTATTGGTTGTGTTTATATAGAGCTGGGCGATTATGTTCACGCTGCTTATGTTGGTGGCGCCGGCCTCGAGGGCGGCTGCCTTCATAGCAGGGGTGCCGTCGCTGGCTAGGTTGAATACCTGGACACTGGTATTGCTGGTGAGAACCTTGTTAGCGTTGGAATTCACGTAGGTTAGCGTGTTGGCGGCTGTGGGGTTGGCCAGCAGTGTTGGGTCGTCTACACTGAACTCTACTACCTTCTCGGGGGCCGTGTATAGGTACCCCTGGGTTAGCAGCCTGGCCTTGCTAGGCCCTATGTTTATCCTCACTGTCTGGCTGCCCAGGTCGCCGGCCTCTATCTTGACCTCTATGTAGGCAGTGTTAGCGCTTGGGCTGAGGGCGTTGACTATCGGCCAGGCGCTAGCTATGTTGGCCGATGTGAAGTTGTATTTGTTGCCGTTGGTATCCTGCATGTTTGTTATGTTCTGTACGGCCTTACCCTCTAGAGCTATCACGGGGCTGACCCTGGAGAGGGCGTCTGCCAGGCTGCCAGCGGTGTAGATGTTTATGCCCAGCTCGCTCATATTGTATATCTTCGAGGCCGTGCCTATGGTGGTGCTGCTAGTGTTGGTGTAGTTCCAGGGGAAGACCCTTTTCTCGAAGGTCTTGTTGAGGGCTATGAATACGTGCCACTCGTTGCCGCCGGCGTAGCCTGCTAGGAGGAGGTAGGGCTCCCTTGCGAGCGCGTTGCCGTTAGCGTCGTAGGGTGTGACCGATACTGCTAGCGGGTGGTCGCTGGGGACGCCCTCCACCTTGATTAACAATATGTTGTAGTTGAGGTATGGCGCTGGCACGACCTCGACTGTGAAGCTCTGGGCTGCCGCCTTGGTCGCTGCTAGCGGGGACAGTATGGGGGCTAGTATCAGGGCCATGGCTATGAGGGAGGCTATGCGCGTGTTCATGGTCTTGCCCCTCTATGGGCGCACCTCTTCCTAGCGCCGTCGCGTCTGGTAGGGGGTGCGGGTTTTTGGGGTGTATGGCTGCAGGTGTATACACTGGTATACACCTGTGTGCTACGGGGCCCCAGGGTTTAAGGAGGGGCCCAGCGGGCCCCGCGGGTGCGTGCACCTGGGCCGACGGAGCCCCGGAAGCGCTATCGAGGGGAGGATTCAAGGGGAAGGATCGGGGCGCGTGCCCCAGAGGCCGGGGAGGGGGCTAGCCTGCCGCGTGGCCGCCGCGGAGGAGGCGGCGGTAGAGGCGGAGGTGGCGGCGGGCCACCCGCCTCCACTCGGTGCGGGCCGCGTAGCTGTAGAGGAAGCTCATGTAGGTGACTACGGTCTCGTAGTGCCTCAGCGCCCAGCGGAGGAGCCGGGCGAGCGCCCCGGGGCTGCCGGGGGGCGTGGTGAGCCGGGGGGCGTACTGGTAGAGCTCCGCGAGCTTCGGCACCCGGGTGCCTATCACCGGCCTCATGCCCCCCAGGGCTAGGTGGAGCATGCCGCTCACGCTGTAGAACCGGGTGTGCCGGTAGGGGAGGAGCACCAGGTCCGCGGCCGCCAGCAGCATGAGGAGCTCCCGGTGCTCCAGGTACCTCTCAAGGAGGACGAGGTTGACAAGCCTCCCTATCTCCTCCAGCGTCCCGAGCAGCCCCCGGTCCCAGACCTCCCCCGCCACCACGAGGGTGGGGGCGGGGCCGCCCCCGCCGCCGAGGAGCCGGAGGGCCTCGAGGAGCGTGTCCAGCCCCTTGTCCCGCTTGAGGAACCCCGGCACCACCACGAGGGCGCCCCGGAGGCTCCCGAGCCCCAGGCGCTGGAGGAGCTGGTGCCGCGGGAGCCCAAGGTAGGGGTTGAACCGTGTGCCGTGGGGGATCCTGGCCAGCCTGGAGCCGGGCACCCCCTGGCTCCTCAGCTCGAACTCCTGGAGGGGGCTGTGGACCACCACAGCGTCCACGGGGCCCAGGCGGGACTGGAGCCCCAGAGCCTCCCTCTCCGGCGTGTAGGGGTGGTGGACCGTGTGCATGGTGAACACCACCCGGGCCGCCAGCCCCTCCTCCCGCGCCCGGAGCGCCGCCCGGAGGACGGCGTCGCTGTAGCCGTAGAGGCTGTAGTCGTGCTGCACGTGGAGCACGTCGACACCACCGGCCTCGGCCAGGGCGTCGGGGAGATCCTCGACACCCGCGCCGCTGCCCCGCTCGAAGAGGGGGACCACACGGGCCCCCGCGTAGTCGTTGACCCACGGCTCCCGGAGAGACCGGTCGGAGAACACGAGGACCTCGACGCCAGGGTCGACGGAGCGCAGAGCGGCGGCGAGCATCCTGGTGTACTCTCCTATCCCGCAGTGGGTCGGCGGGTAGCTGGAGACAATGCCGACCCTCACAGCCGGCACCAGGGATTACCTACGCCCGCCGGAGGCAATCAGAGTTGCTCTCAGAGTTGCTCTAGAAGGGGCCCAAGCCCCCGGAGGGGCTACGCCCCCAGCTCCTCCATGAGGCTCCTGGCAGCGAGCCTCACCGCCTCCCCGCTGGTGTAGCGGGC
The sequence above is a segment of the Pyrodictium occultum genome. Coding sequences within it:
- a CDS encoding UbiD family decarboxylase, which translates into the protein MPAARDLRELLALLEERGQLRRVRAELSPVLEIPEVLRRVMRRRGPALLFERVRGYPGWRVAGNLFGTLERIKLALGAERLEEIGERLTRALAGPPPMGLLEKLRGLREALDLARYAPRQARRAAFEDTVLEGGEASLERIPAFKTWPRDGGRYITFGQVYTVDPATGVTNIGVYRVMVRGPREAVVHWQLHKRGQQAYREAGERAWERLPVAVVVGSDPATMLAGVMPVPYPLDKLLFAGVMAGRGVEVYRLPSGVPVPASAELVIEGYVEPGREAPEGPFGDHWGYYDRPARRFPVLTVERIWLRRGPVYVGTVVGKPPMEDAAIGKAVERIFLPIVRLLLPEVVDMNLPEHGVFQGIGIVSIRKRYPGQAKKVMMALWGLGQMALTKILIVVDHDVDVHDLNQVLWAVAAHVDPQRDVVVVPGTHTDELDPAAPYPGYGSKLGIDATRKLLEENNGRPWPEEVEPDPETARKIDRIWSSLGIDAGG
- a CDS encoding potassium channel family protein, producing the protein MVLAAAVEALRRLLARLARRLRSNIIFDVALIAMLVWLASGISFSLVEGLGLQEGLYWALETMTTVGYGDIVPRTPAGRLIAMLTIVAGIAVYTALVSIAAGNIVEAAERRRQGYIRYRGARHVVVIGWTPASEAAVRELRSRGYSGDIVLVTEKPAAVAKEIDIEGLTLVRGDPTRRETLLRASVHRAGMVVVSTNDDAKTVLVVLAVRGLNHSARIVAEALHPENVELLHKAGADIVVPTRDLGGRMLAASLLEPGAAMFVENISRIEEGLIEIHEIPAAPYAGKRYIDVLLELRRHGMTPVAIRRRGRLITNPADDTLLESDDVLVVVVPTPAAGEAAPQGEAAPSGGGGAGGAGGS
- a CDS encoding acetate--CoA ligase family protein, with amino-acid sequence MRPRPPAGSGVDVFFHPRGVAVVGASRHPGKVGHTVLLNLKRWFRGPVYPVNPHAREILGLPAYPSLLEVPDPVDLAVVAVPAPLVPRVVDEAGRRGLRGVIVLSAGFREVGPRGAALEERLVEAARRHGLRVLGPNCIGVYSPSTGVNATFFVPGRQGLPGPGPVAFVSQSGALGAAVLDWAEARGVGISRFASLGNKADVDEADLLSYLRGDPETRSIALYVEGVDDGPRFRGALEETTPVKPVVVLKAGRSGAGARAAASHTGSLAQSYELYAALFKQTGVVPASSTEELFDLAVALALQPPMRGDRVAVVTVGGGSGVVASDWLSSLGLEVPELSPETQARLRRVLLPLASTRNPVDVTGSATDEHLAEALHVVLESGEADGILLIPYFNVPGITGELPEKLAPVLRRAREEGVPVVASVTGGARAWGLARRLEELAGVPVYPGEARAARALWGLRLYARWLEKTGGL
- a CDS encoding carboxypeptidase-like regulatory domain-containing protein — encoded protein: MRSRAAKRLAGLAAVALVLLAVSQSIVALAALSVSLNKASFIPGDTLVVSGTADPNAVITIKIVDPNGAVKVADQVSAGGDGSFTWSIRLPGDWPTGTYQVVVRNADTGEQQTLTFTLQSGGEIAGRVVDENGSPVAGAEVYVCSGNQTVAEAATGGDGSFTVFVNPGTYCVKVEKSGYTTATVTNVSVGRGERVSLGTLQIRSLESLVRGLEAQVNASLNKLMATLEQLNASVAAAATKEYVDQQLQQLSQLLQSLAEQVKTLQSQLDTKAGKADLEKLAAELSDLNDKLGSLADQLSSLQGQVAGKADQAAVNQLAAKLGDLSDKLDNLSSRVATLEKRVDTLEAATQSIGQLQSAIGQLKSSIDSFRATAASLQSQVSSASSKASSASRLALVGVAAGLIGLIIAIVAVVLVYRKIAG
- a CDS encoding glycosyltransferase, with the protein product MPAVRVGIVSSYPPTHCGIGEYTRMLAAALRSVDPGVEVLVFSDRSLREPWVNDYAGARVVPLFERGSGAGVEDLPDALAEAGGVDVLHVQHDYSLYGYSDAVLRAALRAREEGLAARVVFTMHTVHHPYTPEREALGLQSRLGPVDAVVVHSPLQEFELRSQGVPGSRLARIPHGTRFNPYLGLPRHQLLQRLGLGSLRGALVVVPGFLKRDKGLDTLLEALRLLGGGGGPAPTLVVAGEVWDRGLLGTLEEIGRLVNLVLLERYLEHRELLMLLAAADLVLLPYRHTRFYSVSGMLHLALGGMRPVIGTRVPKLAELYQYAPRLTTPPGSPGALARLLRWALRHYETVVTYMSFLYSYAARTEWRRVARRHLRLYRRLLRGGHAAG